From the Blattabacterium cuenoti genome, one window contains:
- the rpsA gene encoding 30S ribosomal protein S1 — MSNQTENEKIKTGITINHEKKENSRKKIDIDFDWPNINLNNIVIGQYERKKLEEVYSKTLPNIQELEVYSGIITRISCKVVLVDIGFKAEGLIPISEFKENSSIKVGDELEVMVVKIDYKGQCILSYKKANMLRNWEKINESYNNSKVILGYVSARTKGGLIVEIFDIECFLPGSHINVKPVRDYDIYVGKTMEVKVVKINHKTKNVVVSHKVLIERDIEEQRKEMISKLDKGQVLEGKIKNILPYGAFVDLGGVDALLHITDMSWPHINHPTEIVQLEQELKFVVLGIDKEKNRVQLGLKQLQPHPWETLDKKLKEGNVVKGKVSVLADYGAFIEIIPGVEALLHISEMSWSSDLSSPQDFVQIGDELKAVILTIDRKERKMSLSVKQLTIDPWIDIINKYPVKSKHKGIIKKITNFGVFVELEKGISGIVYTNDLSWTKKIKHPSEFCNINSELEVIVLSVDVHTRKLNLGHKQLMENPWYKYEKLYVVNSIHNGIVSNTFDKGAYIKFSKDQTVEAFSPLRFLEKKDGSFLKKDDKSDFKIIEFNKDTKKIVVSHKSVYCNKNKNYHKHKKEKRVRNIKFERSTLGDIKGLAKLKEKIEKEKKK, encoded by the coding sequence ATGTCTAATCAAACTGAAAATGAGAAAATAAAAACTGGAATTACTATAAATCATGAAAAAAAAGAAAATTCTAGGAAAAAAATTGACATAGATTTTGATTGGCCTAATATAAATCTAAATAATATTGTTATTGGACAGTATGAAAGAAAAAAACTTGAAGAAGTATATTCAAAAACACTTCCAAATATACAAGAATTAGAAGTGTACAGTGGAATTATAACTAGGATATCATGTAAGGTAGTACTTGTAGATATTGGTTTTAAAGCAGAAGGTCTTATCCCAATTAGTGAGTTTAAAGAAAATTCTTCAATTAAAGTAGGAGATGAGTTAGAAGTAATGGTTGTAAAAATAGATTATAAGGGACAATGCATCCTTTCATATAAAAAAGCAAATATGCTTAGAAACTGGGAAAAAATCAATGAATCATATAATAATTCAAAAGTAATATTAGGTTATGTATCTGCAAGAACTAAAGGAGGACTTATTGTAGAAATATTCGATATAGAGTGTTTTCTGCCTGGTTCTCATATTAACGTAAAACCAGTTAGAGATTATGATATTTACGTAGGAAAAACTATGGAAGTAAAAGTAGTAAAAATTAATCATAAAACAAAAAATGTAGTTGTATCCCATAAAGTATTGATAGAAAGGGATATTGAAGAACAAAGAAAAGAAATGATATCAAAACTAGATAAAGGACAAGTATTAGAAGGAAAAATAAAAAATATTCTTCCTTATGGAGCATTTGTAGATTTAGGTGGAGTAGATGCATTACTTCATATTACGGATATGAGTTGGCCACATATTAATCATCCTACAGAAATAGTTCAATTAGAACAAGAACTAAAATTTGTTGTATTAGGAATAGATAAAGAAAAAAATCGTGTTCAATTAGGATTAAAACAATTACAACCTCATCCATGGGAAACATTAGATAAAAAATTGAAAGAAGGTAATGTAGTAAAAGGAAAAGTTAGTGTATTAGCTGATTATGGGGCTTTTATTGAAATTATACCAGGAGTAGAAGCATTATTGCATATTAGCGAAATGTCTTGGTCTTCTGATTTATCTTCTCCTCAAGATTTTGTACAAATAGGTGACGAATTAAAAGCAGTTATATTAACTATAGACAGAAAAGAAAGAAAAATGTCTTTAAGTGTTAAGCAACTTACTATAGATCCTTGGATTGATATAATAAATAAATATCCTGTAAAATCTAAGCACAAAGGGATAATAAAAAAGATTACTAATTTTGGTGTATTCGTAGAATTGGAAAAAGGTATATCTGGAATTGTTTATACTAATGATTTATCTTGGACAAAAAAGATAAAACATCCTTCTGAATTTTGTAATATTAACAGTGAATTAGAAGTAATTGTTTTATCTGTTGATGTTCATACAAGGAAATTAAATTTGGGACATAAACAATTGATGGAAAATCCATGGTATAAATATGAAAAATTATATGTCGTTAATAGCATACATAATGGGATTGTATCTAATACCTTTGATAAAGGGGCTTATATAAAATTTTCAAAAGATCAAACTGTAGAAGCATTTTCTCCACTTCGTTTTTTAGAGAAAAAAGATGGTAGTTTTCTTAAAAAAGATGATAAATCTGATTTTAAAATAATTGAATTTAACAAAGATACTAAAAAAATTGTTGTATCTCATAAGTCTGTTTATTGCAATAAAAACAAAAATTACCATAAGCATAAAAAAGAGAAACGTGTAAGAAATATAAAATTTGAGAGATCTACACTTGGAGATATTAAAGGTTTAGCTAAATTGAAAGAAAAAATAGAAAAAGAGAAAAAAAAATAG
- a CDS encoding ribonucleoside-diphosphate reductase subunit alpha — protein MSTLETHPIAEKEGWKVGKDFPVWANNELYLTTIKGGYLLDGETPFNAYKRLAINASKILNKPTIENKFFNIFWKGWLIPSTPVMVNLGTEKGLPISCFSSRVGDSMYDIYRKNLEMAILSKHGGGTSYDFSLIRPIGKSIKSGTLGNSDGIIPFIKSYDSTIIASKQGRTRRGAVAIYLDIEHQEYQEFLKIREPKGDINRQCHNIHQGVIISNYFMEKVLNNNSDERTLWINTLKERVKTGEPYIFFKDNANKNTPKNWKKHGLKINHSNLCSEIMLPTDENHTLVCCLSSLNLSKYFEWKNTNTVFYSILFLDAVLQEFINKGKNIKGIEDAVRFAEKSRALGLGALGWHSYLQSNMIPFISSKSEILTHDIFNNIKIGTQKATKYLAKEYGEPEWNLGTGRRNLTLMAIAPNRSSAKLAGGVSQGIEPLAANIYVDDDAKGMHIRKNTHLESVLEKNGYNVSEVWEQIANEKGSCLGLSSEIISEKQKEIFRCFKEIDQLKLIKQASIRQKYIDQGQSINLSFHQNAPAKYINNVHLEAWRIGLKSLYYYRSESIIRADTKNRDLYSESIL, from the coding sequence ATGTCAACATTGGAAACACACCCGATTGCAGAAAAAGAAGGATGGAAAGTTGGCAAGGACTTTCCTGTATGGGCTAATAATGAATTATATCTAACTACAATTAAAGGAGGATATTTATTGGATGGTGAGACTCCATTTAATGCTTACAAAAGATTAGCAATTAATGCTTCTAAAATTCTTAATAAACCTACAATAGAAAATAAGTTTTTTAATATTTTTTGGAAAGGATGGTTAATTCCTTCTACTCCAGTTATGGTAAATCTTGGGACTGAAAAAGGTTTGCCAATAAGTTGTTTTTCTAGTAGAGTAGGTGATAGTATGTACGATATATATAGAAAAAACTTAGAAATGGCAATATTAAGTAAACATGGTGGAGGAACTTCTTATGATTTTAGTTTAATTAGACCCATTGGAAAATCTATAAAAAGTGGAACTCTAGGTAATTCAGATGGTATTATACCTTTTATTAAATCATATGACAGTACTATAATAGCTAGCAAACAAGGAAGAACAAGAAGAGGTGCAGTAGCAATTTATTTGGATATAGAACACCAAGAATATCAAGAATTTTTGAAAATAAGAGAACCCAAAGGAGATATTAATAGGCAATGCCATAATATTCATCAAGGAGTAATAATTTCTAATTATTTTATGGAAAAAGTGCTAAATAATAATAGTGATGAAAGAACTTTGTGGATTAACACTCTTAAAGAAAGAGTAAAAACTGGAGAACCTTATATCTTTTTTAAAGATAATGCTAATAAAAATACTCCAAAAAATTGGAAAAAACATGGATTAAAAATTAATCATAGCAATTTATGTTCGGAAATTATGTTGCCTACAGATGAGAATCATACTCTTGTATGTTGTTTGTCTTCTTTAAATTTATCAAAATATTTTGAATGGAAAAATACAAATACTGTTTTTTATTCTATTTTATTTTTAGATGCTGTTTTACAAGAATTTATTAATAAAGGAAAAAATATAAAAGGGATAGAAGATGCAGTAAGATTTGCCGAAAAAAGCAGAGCATTGGGGTTAGGAGCTTTAGGATGGCATTCTTATTTACAATCTAATATGATACCTTTTATCTCGTCTAAATCTGAAATTTTAACACATGATATATTTAATAATATTAAAATAGGAACTCAAAAAGCAACTAAATATTTAGCTAAAGAATATGGAGAACCAGAATGGAATTTAGGTACTGGAAGAAGAAATTTAACTTTAATGGCAATTGCTCCTAATAGGAGTTCTGCAAAATTAGCTGGAGGAGTATCTCAAGGTATAGAACCATTAGCTGCAAATATTTATGTTGATGATGATGCAAAAGGAATGCATATTAGAAAAAATACACATTTAGAAAGTGTTTTAGAAAAAAATGGATATAACGTTTCAGAAGTATGGGAACAAATAGCAAATGAAAAAGGATCTTGTTTAGGGTTGTCATCTGAAATTATAAGTGAAAAACAAAAAGAAATTTTTAGATGTTTTAAAGAAATTGATCAACTAAAATTAATAAAACAAGCAAGTATAAGACAAAAATATATTGATCAAGGTCAAAGTATCAATTTATCATTTCATCAAAATGCTCCAGCAAAATATATTAATAATGTTCATTTAGAAGCTTGGAGAATAGGATTAAAAAGTCTTTACTATTATAGAAGTGAAAGTATTATTAGAGCAGATACAAAAAACAGAGATTTATATTCAGAAAGTATATTATAA
- the queA gene encoding tRNA preQ1(34) S-adenosylmethionine ribosyltransferase-isomerase QueA: MRTSDFDFESPTDLIAKFPSKERDESRLMVIHRNNKNIEHKRFKDLHKYFEEGDILILNNTKVFPARIFGNKEKTDAKIEVFLLRELDSEDRTWDVLVDPARKVRVGNKLNFGYGLTGEVIDNTTSRGRILQLNFEGPHKNLIKKIKELGKTPLPKYIDRNPENIDKERYQTVYAKIEGSVAAPTAGLHFSKHLLKKLEIKGIHLIEITLHLGLGGFLPVEVEDISKHKMDSEKCFISENSCKFINEAIKNKKKICAVGTSSMRAIESSVSSTKNLNPFIGWTNKFIFPPYNFSIANSMITNFHMPKSTLLMMTAAFSGFSLIMKAYKIGIQKKYKFYSYGDAMLII; this comes from the coding sequence ATGAGGACCTCAGATTTTGACTTTGAATCTCCAACAGATCTTATTGCAAAATTTCCTTCTAAAGAAAGAGATGAATCTAGATTAATGGTTATTCACAGAAATAATAAAAATATTGAACATAAACGTTTTAAAGATTTACATAAATATTTTGAAGAAGGAGATATTTTAATATTAAATAATACAAAAGTTTTTCCAGCAAGAATATTTGGTAATAAAGAAAAAACAGACGCAAAAATAGAAGTATTTCTACTTAGAGAATTAGATTCTGAAGACAGGACTTGGGATGTTTTAGTAGATCCAGCTAGAAAAGTTAGAGTAGGAAATAAACTAAATTTTGGATATGGGTTAACAGGAGAAGTTATAGATAATACAACATCTAGAGGAAGGATCCTTCAACTTAATTTTGAAGGACCCCATAAAAATCTAATAAAAAAGATAAAAGAATTAGGAAAAACACCTTTACCTAAGTATATTGATAGAAATCCAGAAAATATTGATAAAGAACGTTATCAAACTGTTTATGCAAAAATAGAAGGATCTGTAGCTGCTCCTACTGCAGGTTTACATTTTTCCAAACATTTATTAAAAAAATTAGAAATAAAGGGAATTCACCTAATAGAAATTACTTTACATTTAGGATTAGGTGGATTCCTACCAGTAGAAGTAGAAGATATATCAAAACACAAAATGGATTCTGAAAAGTGTTTTATAAGCGAAAACTCATGTAAATTTATAAATGAAGCTATAAAAAATAAAAAAAAAATTTGTGCAGTTGGGACCTCTTCTATGAGAGCAATAGAAAGTTCAGTATCTTCTACTAAAAATTTAAATCCTTTTATAGGATGGACAAATAAATTTATTTTTCCTCCTTATAATTTTAGCATAGCTAATTCCATGATTACAAATTTTCATATGCCAAAATCTACATTACTAATGATGACAGCAGCGTTTTCTGGATTTAGTTTAATTATGAAAGCCTATAAAATAGGTATACAAAAAAAATACAAATTTTATTCATATGGAGATGCTATGTTAATTATATAA
- a CDS encoding polyprenyl synthetase family protein — protein MKLILDKIKISIKKEIKEFEKQFISIIKSSNVTLINQINHYITNRKGKLIRPMFVFLIAKMLGKIQKKTYHTACLIELIHTATLVHDDVVDNSNFRRGSFSVNAIWKNKIAVLIGDYLLSKSLLLATNNNYTDILKIICNTVKNMSEGELLQIEKSKKFNITEKTYNKIIYKKTASLIATSCECGALSVSANEENILKMKKFGIFIGIAFQIKDDLFDYKYENNFTGKPIGLDIKDNKITLPLIYTIRNASKKDQEWILNAIKNYDYKKRNKIINYVKEYGGLEYAIKKMKKFRNYALKILELYPEGKTKNALKTMVNFIIERNQ, from the coding sequence ATGAAATTAATTTTGGATAAAATAAAAATTTCAATAAAAAAAGAAATAAAAGAATTCGAAAAACAATTCATTAGTATAATTAAAAGTAGTAATGTTACACTTATAAATCAAATTAATCATTATATCACAAATAGAAAAGGTAAACTTATAAGACCTATGTTCGTTTTTTTGATTGCTAAAATGTTAGGTAAAATTCAAAAAAAAACATATCATACAGCATGTTTAATAGAATTAATACATACAGCTACACTTGTTCATGATGACGTTGTAGATAATAGTAATTTTAGAAGAGGATCATTTTCTGTTAATGCCATATGGAAAAATAAGATAGCAGTTTTAATTGGTGATTATTTATTATCTAAAAGTCTTTTATTAGCTACAAATAATAATTATACAGATATTTTAAAAATTATTTGCAACACTGTAAAAAATATGAGTGAAGGAGAATTATTGCAAATAGAAAAATCAAAAAAATTTAACATTACCGAAAAAACTTATAACAAAATAATTTATAAAAAAACAGCTAGTCTAATTGCTACTTCTTGTGAATGTGGAGCTCTTTCAGTAAGTGCAAATGAAGAAAATATATTAAAAATGAAAAAGTTTGGAATTTTTATTGGAATAGCTTTTCAAATTAAAGATGACTTATTTGATTATAAATACGAAAATAATTTTACTGGTAAACCAATAGGTCTGGATATTAAAGACAATAAAATTACTCTGCCTCTAATATATACTATTAGAAATGCATCAAAAAAAGATCAAGAATGGATATTAAATGCAATAAAAAATTATGATTATAAAAAAAGAAATAAAATAATAAATTATGTTAAAGAATACGGAGGATTAGAATATGCTATTAAAAAAATGAAAAAATTTAGAAATTACGCACTAAAAATATTAGAATTATATCCAGAAGGAAAAACAAAAAATGCATTAAAAACAATGGTAAATTTTATTATTGAAAGGAATCAATAA
- the topA gene encoding type I DNA topoisomerase → MKKNLVIVESPVKANTIQKFLGDEYNVVSSYGHIIDLPEKKIGIQIKNNFKPDYVIPYNKKKIVKNLKSLIDSYNTIWLASDEDREGEAIAYQICTFFNIPKNKYKRIVFHEITKKAIINAINNPRKINKNLVYAQQTRRILDRLVGFQLSPILWKKINNGLSAGRVQSAAVRLIVEQEEKIKNFIPSSYYQVDGYFFNKQKKLHARLYKEITNENKLKELFFSCIKDKNNFIVKKIIKSNQKKSPHRPFTTSSLQQYACNKLYFSVAKTMFLSQKLYEKGFITYIRTDSTKLSNFIIQNIEKYIISCYGQKYLSIRNTYPSKKFSQEAHEAIRPTKIKYDENYLQFLSISEKKLYKIIWERTIMSQMSDAIFEILNFYIESSSSKDIFIHTKKYILFDGFIKISNEKLKENEEYNSLKIKEGTLLKNEQIIAKQIFKKHPYRYNEASLVKNLESLGIGRPSTYVPIIYTIQKRNYVINQKAIKQTEKRIILTLKDDTINKKIENIVRTEKNRFVPTEIGVITTDFLKKNFQEIVNFNFTANLEKSFDDIAKGEINWIDIINEFYKKFYEKIKYVKKHTKKIHKEHFIGIDIKSKKKIFAKIAKFGPVLQIGEFGDEVKPKFIPLLNKQKLNRITLQKALKIIELPKSLGFFKEKEIFLNINKYNIFIKYDKKFIPIDEKIFFNYSIGLQEAIKIINNYKKSK, encoded by the coding sequence ATGAAAAAAAATTTAGTAATTGTAGAATCTCCTGTAAAAGCTAATACTATACAAAAATTTCTTGGAGATGAATATAATGTTGTATCAAGTTATGGACATATAATTGATTTGCCAGAAAAAAAAATAGGGATTCAAATTAAAAATAACTTTAAACCTGATTACGTAATTCCATATAATAAAAAAAAAATAGTAAAAAATCTTAAATCATTAATAGATAGTTATAATACTATATGGTTAGCATCTGATGAAGATAGAGAAGGAGAAGCAATTGCATATCAAATATGTACTTTTTTTAATATTCCTAAAAATAAATATAAAAGAATTGTTTTTCATGAAATTACAAAAAAAGCAATTATTAATGCAATTAATAATCCTAGAAAAATAAATAAAAATTTAGTTTATGCGCAGCAAACAAGAAGAATATTAGATAGATTAGTAGGATTTCAATTATCTCCTATATTATGGAAAAAAATAAATAATGGACTTTCAGCAGGAAGAGTACAATCAGCTGCAGTTAGATTAATAGTAGAACAAGAAGAAAAAATTAAAAATTTTATACCATCTTCATATTATCAAGTTGATGGATATTTTTTTAACAAACAAAAAAAATTACATGCTAGACTTTACAAAGAAATTACAAATGAAAACAAGTTAAAAGAACTTTTTTTTTCATGTATAAAAGATAAAAATAATTTTATAGTAAAAAAAATTATAAAATCTAACCAAAAAAAATCACCACATAGACCCTTTACTACATCATCTTTACAACAGTATGCTTGTAATAAATTATATTTTTCTGTAGCAAAAACTATGTTTTTATCTCAAAAGTTATATGAAAAAGGTTTCATAACATATATACGTACTGATAGTACAAAATTATCAAATTTTATAATACAAAATATAGAAAAATATATAATTAGTTGTTATGGACAAAAATACTTATCAATAAGAAATACATATCCTTCTAAAAAATTTTCTCAAGAAGCTCATGAAGCAATTCGTCCTACTAAAATTAAATATGATGAAAATTATTTACAATTTTTAAGTATTTCAGAAAAAAAACTTTATAAAATAATTTGGGAACGAACTATTATGAGTCAAATGTCTGACGCAATATTTGAAATATTAAATTTTTATATAGAATCTTCTTCATCAAAAGATATTTTTATACACACTAAAAAATATATATTATTTGATGGTTTTATAAAAATTTCAAACGAAAAATTAAAAGAAAATGAAGAATATAATTCATTAAAAATAAAAGAAGGTACTTTATTAAAAAATGAACAAATTATTGCAAAACAAATATTTAAAAAACATCCTTATAGGTATAATGAAGCTTCATTAGTAAAAAATTTAGAATCTTTAGGAATTGGCCGTCCATCTACTTATGTTCCTATTATATATACTATTCAAAAAAGAAATTATGTTATTAATCAAAAGGCTATAAAACAAACAGAAAAAAGAATAATATTAACATTAAAAGATGATACTATCAATAAAAAAATAGAAAATATAGTAAGAACAGAAAAAAATAGATTTGTACCTACGGAAATTGGAGTAATAACTACTGATTTTTTAAAAAAAAATTTTCAGGAAATTGTAAATTTTAATTTTACTGCAAATCTAGAAAAAAGTTTTGATGATATAGCTAAAGGAGAAATTAATTGGATTGATATCATTAATGAATTTTATAAAAAATTTTATGAAAAAATAAAGTATGTAAAAAAACATACAAAAAAAATTCATAAAGAACATTTTATTGGTATAGATATTAAATCTAAAAAAAAAATTTTTGCAAAAATAGCGAAATTTGGTCCTGTATTGCAAATAGGTGAGTTTGGGGACGAAGTTAAACCAAAATTTATTCCATTATTAAATAAACAAAAATTAAATAGAATTACTTTACAAAAAGCATTAAAAATAATTGAACTTCCAAAATCGTTAGGTTTTTTTAAAGAAAAAGAAATTTTTTTAAACATAAACAAATACAACATATTTATAAAATATGATAAAAAATTCATTCCAATTGATGAAAAAATATTTTTTAATTATTCAATTGGTTTACAAGAAGCAATTAAAATAATTAATAATTATAAAAAAAGTAAATAA
- the rsmI gene encoding 16S rRNA (cytidine(1402)-2'-O)-methyltransferase — translation MLYIVPTPIGNMEDFTFRGLRILKEVNIILVENYQTSRKLLNLYNIKTPVKKYNIYNEHKLTPSIINEMKKGKKFALISNAGTPGISDPGYMIIRTCIQHFVDVECLPGATALIPALVNSGIPIDEFTFIGFLPKKKNKKKLKNLSKENRTIVLYESPHRLLKTLNNIKIFFGINRNVVLCKEMTKIFQKILRGKIENILLYYKNLNKILGEYTIIIEKDLEKN, via the coding sequence ATGTTATACATTGTACCTACTCCTATAGGAAATATGGAAGATTTCACATTTAGAGGATTACGTATCTTAAAAGAAGTGAATATAATATTAGTAGAAAATTATCAAACATCTAGAAAACTTTTAAATTTATATAATATAAAAACTCCAGTTAAAAAATATAATATTTATAATGAACATAAACTAACTCCTAGTATTATAAATGAAATGAAAAAAGGAAAAAAATTTGCATTAATATCTAATGCCGGAACTCCTGGTATATCTGATCCAGGATATATGATAATTAGAACTTGTATACAACATTTTGTAGATGTAGAATGTTTACCTGGTGCTACTGCATTAATACCTGCACTAGTAAATTCAGGAATTCCTATTGATGAATTCACTTTTATTGGATTTTTACCTAAAAAAAAAAATAAAAAAAAATTAAAAAATTTATCTAAAGAAAACAGAACAATAGTTCTATATGAGTCTCCACATAGATTATTAAAAACATTAAACAATATTAAAATTTTTTTTGGGATAAATAGAAATGTTGTTTTATGTAAAGAAATGACAAAAATATTTCAAAAAATATTAAGAGGAAAAATAGAAAATATTTTACTATACTATAAAAATTTAAATAAAATATTAGGAGAATATACTATTATCATTGAAAAAGATTTAGAAAAAAATTAA
- the asd gene encoding aspartate-semialdehyde dehydrogenase: MILGIVGATGLVGRIILKILEEKKFPIKKLYISASDRSVGKKLLFNNKNHTIIKIHDLFLKKPNLVLFSAGSAISKKWALKFSNIGSIIIDNSSAWRMDHDKKLIVPEINAHLLNKNDRIIANPNCSTIQLVMVLFPLHIKYNIKRVIISTYQSVTGTGRKALDQLENEKKGNLNYKKVYPYPIYNNVLPHCDEFSENGYTIEEIKLMQETKKIMNDKKISVTATSVRVPVTGGHSESVNITFKDNPNINVIRKILFESEGIILFDDPYRNIYPMPLYAQGKDEVFVGRIRKDLHFPNSINLWIVSDNLRKGAATNAVQIAEYLISKNYI; this comes from the coding sequence ATGATATTAGGAATTGTAGGAGCTACTGGATTGGTAGGTAGAATTATATTGAAAATTTTAGAAGAAAAAAAATTTCCGATTAAAAAATTATATATTTCTGCTTCTGATAGATCTGTGGGAAAAAAATTATTATTTAATAATAAAAATCACACAATAATTAAAATACATGACTTATTTTTAAAAAAACCAAATTTAGTTTTGTTTTCAGCTGGTAGTGCTATTTCAAAAAAATGGGCATTAAAATTTTCTAATATAGGATCTATTATTATAGATAATTCTTCTGCATGGAGAATGGATCATGATAAAAAATTAATTGTTCCAGAAATAAATGCTCATTTATTGAATAAAAATGATAGAATTATAGCAAATCCAAACTGTTCTACTATACAATTAGTTATGGTTTTATTTCCTTTACATATAAAATATAATATAAAAAGAGTAATAATATCTACTTACCAGTCTGTAACAGGAACTGGTAGAAAAGCTTTAGACCAATTAGAAAATGAAAAAAAAGGAAATTTGAATTATAAAAAAGTATATCCATATCCTATTTACAATAATGTTTTACCTCATTGTGATGAATTTTCAGAAAATGGATATACTATAGAAGAAATAAAATTAATGCAAGAAACAAAGAAAATAATGAATGATAAAAAAATTTCTGTAACTGCTACATCGGTAAGAGTTCCTGTAACTGGTGGTCATTCTGAAAGTGTTAACATAACGTTTAAAGATAATCCAAATATAAATGTAATTCGTAAAATTTTATTTGAATCAGAAGGGATTATACTTTTTGATGATCCATATAGAAATATTTATCCAATGCCTTTATATGCACAAGGTAAAGATGAGGTTTTTGTTGGAAGAATTCGTAAAGATTTACATTTTCCAAATTCTATTAATCTTTGGATAGTATCAGATAATTTACGAAAAGGTGCAGCTACTAATGCAGTTCAAATAGCAGAATACTTAATAAGTAAAAATTACATTTAA
- the gmk gene encoding guanylate kinase, giving the protein MKKEKIIIISGPSGSGKTTISHFLLSKIPDLELSISCTTRKKRNYEKHGKDYYFISIKTFFSKIKTYQFIEWEEVYKQQFYGTLKSEIYRIWNKKKIILFDVDVKGSLNIKKQYPNNSLSIFIMVKSINILKNRLFKRKYENSYNIDIRLKKAKQENNFSHLFDSVLLNDDILKTKMKIVKLIESFI; this is encoded by the coding sequence ATGAAAAAAGAAAAAATTATCATTATATCAGGACCATCTGGTTCAGGAAAAACTACTATTTCACATTTTTTACTTTCAAAAATACCAGATTTAGAACTTTCTATATCATGTACTACACGTAAAAAACGAAATTATGAAAAACACGGAAAAGATTATTACTTTATTTCCATAAAAACTTTTTTTTCAAAAATAAAAACATACCAGTTTATAGAATGGGAAGAAGTTTATAAACAACAATTTTACGGAACATTAAAAAGTGAAATATACAGGATTTGGAATAAAAAAAAAATAATTTTATTTGATGTTGATGTAAAAGGAAGTTTGAATATAAAAAAACAATATCCAAATAATTCATTATCTATATTTATAATGGTTAAATCTATTAATATTCTAAAAAATAGACTATTTAAAAGAAAATACGAAAACTCATATAATATAGATATTCGTTTGAAAAAAGCAAAACAGGAAAATAATTTTTCTCATTTATTTGATTCAGTACTATTAAACGATGATATATTAAAAACGAAAATGAAAATTGTTAAATTAATTGAATCTTTTATTTAA
- a CDS encoding RpiB/LacA/LacB family sugar-phosphate isomerase has protein sequence MIAIGSDHTGVYYKYLIIGFLKKKGYKIKDFGCYSYEKKVDYPDFIHPTVNFVEKGIANYGIILCGSGNGAAIIANKYSKIRAALVWNKEISFLAKKHNNANVISLPARFIISNELLDIVDIFINTNFEGGRHIIRIEKMFKKLN, from the coding sequence ATGATAGCAATAGGTTCTGATCATACTGGAGTTTATTACAAATATTTGATAATAGGTTTTTTAAAAAAAAAAGGATATAAAATAAAAGACTTTGGTTGTTATAGTTACGAAAAAAAAGTAGATTATCCAGATTTTATTCATCCTACAGTAAATTTTGTTGAAAAAGGAATTGCTAATTATGGAATTATTTTGTGTGGAAGTGGAAATGGTGCTGCAATTATAGCTAATAAATATAGTAAAATTCGTGCCGCACTTGTATGGAATAAAGAAATATCTTTTTTAGCTAAAAAACATAATAATGCTAATGTTATAAGTTTACCTGCACGATTCATAATTAGTAATGAATTATTAGACATTGTAGATATTTTTATTAATACAAATTTCGAAGGAGGAAGACATATTATAAGAATAGAAAAAATGTTTAAAAAATTAAATTAA